DNA sequence from the Bacillus alveayuensis genome:
CTCCTGTTATGTTAAGTCACGCTAACATTATTGCCAGGAATTCGTGAGTGTTTTCCTTATTTTTTGGGTTAAATCACAAAATGTGGTGATGAATCGAAAATATTTTACATTTTCCTCTTATTTTTAATTTGAATTTATGCTAGAATAAGTTTGCACCAAGATATTACATAATTAGTCAAATTATATCATTTTTTCCTATAGGAGGTGATACTATGAAACTATCGGCTGTACTTGGGATTGGTACTGCAGCAGCAACTTCTATTTTAGTAGCTGTTCTTGCTGGAGCAGCTATCACTTTAGGACCAATTTGGGCTGCACGTATTTACATGTACTTCCTAAGACAAGGATGGAGCGCGACTGTAATGTGGTAATAACAAAAGGGAGAGGGAAGTACGGCCATGCTTCTCTCTCCTCTCTATTGAAATGATTATTTTAGTAATGATTATAATTATATGTCTTCTCTAACAGTATATCCATATTAATGTAATATAAAAGCCAAAGGAGTAGAAGTTCATCATGCTTTTATTTCGTCAACTAAAAACATGGATTTATTGGAAAGCAAAGGTACGATGGTTACAAAACTGGGGTAATTTTAAAATGTTTAATCTAAACAACAAATTAATTATCCCCTTTATTACCCTCGGCTTTAAAATTATTGGAATTTTGTTAGTATTTGGGTTAGGGTTTGGAGGAGCCTTTCTATTTAACAAGTATATCTCTTCAAATCCATACTCCTTTTGGCAAATTGTTTTTTTTCTTTTTATATTTGTAGAAGGTATCTCTAATGGGTTAGCAACTGGTCGGTGGATTTCAAGTTCTAAAGAGGAAAGCTGGCTATTAGCTTCTACACCTATTGGGTCTATAAAGTATATATTGTTTCTTTGGATTGATGAATCACTTTGGATGTTAAGAAACAGCTTTTTTTCAAATATAGCAGGAATCATTGGTGCTTTATTGGTTTTTCCGGTTAAAATAACCTACTTAGTAATAGCATTTTTTATTGTCATTATATTTTATTTCTTAATTTCATTATGTACAACACTTATCCAGTATTACATTATTAAAAAAAGTGTTTACTTAAAAGGAAAAGGACTAATATCAAACCTGCTTATTCCATTATTACTCGTACCTATTATCTATTTGTTAACAAAGATTTTGACACCTTGGTTATTAACATTTCCTGTGGTTTCAGAGTCAGAAAACATTTTAACTGATTATATTACTTGGATTGAAGATGGTTTGGATATTTTGCTATCTTCAGGAGAATTGGTCTTATCTCTCGTTAATCAATGGTACTATCCATACAGCCTGCTTGCTGAGCTAATGGTCAATGGATCGTTCTTTATCCCTATTATAGGTTCATTTCTATACATACTATTTTTATTATTAGTTGCATTATTCCTCTTAAATGTCATTTCTAGAAAAGACAATGTTACCAACATGGATAATTCAAAATTTGATGATAAGGTTACAAAATTTTTTATACTCGTTTCAAAATGCATTCTTAATAAAAAATTAAAAGAAAGACATGTGCAGTATTATCTAATTTCATTACTAAAAAATTACTTGGCAAAACGAAATTTATTTGTAGTATTGGGAAGCTCATTGTGGCCAATTATTACATTTATCTTTACATTTATCTACTTTTCTCCCAATTATTTAAGTGAACGGTTTGTATTAGCTTTTTCTATTCTAATAACAGTCTATTTCCCATTTCATGTCGTGAATTCGATTTATACTAAACTTAAAATGAAGTTATCTTTTGATAACGAGGGATCATTTTTACAAGTATTAATTGCTTACGGAGCTTCTCCAGAATACTTATATGATTTAAAGACCAAAGTTGTTCGAGTCCTTTCTTTACCAGGATATTTTTATGTTACAGTGGTGACTTTCATTTTTATGCCTATACCAATTTTCATTAAAGTTGGATTATTTATTTTATCAATCATTTCTTATATTGTTATAACTAAATTTGTATTATTACATTCAGTATTAGTCCCTCATTATGAGTTTTACAACCTTAGCCAAATTGGGAAATATCCTGATCAAATTAAAATGAAAAATAGTATAAATACATTGATAATTTCGATAACTTTGCCAATTATACCAGTTACAATGTATTTATTAAAAGATATCCAAGAATCATTGTTAATTTTTTTTAGTACACTTTGGATTTTAGTTGGATTAGGAATTGGATATTTCTTTTTATCTCGAATTCTTAAAAAGAGATTTACTTACTTTGATATTGAAGAAATTAGTATTAACCGAACATATATTGTAAATGCATTGTTTTGGAAGGAAAGATTGATATTAATTATTTTTACGATAGCAATTTATATCACTGGAGCTATTTTAAGTATTTTTAGGGAATTTGTTGTTGCAGAAATATTAGTGTTAATACCTGTTATTATTATTC
Encoded proteins:
- a CDS encoding hypothetical protein (product_source=Hypo-rule applied; transmembrane_helix_parts=Inside_1_12,TMhelix_13_35,Outside_36_52), which produces MKLSAVLGIGTAAATSILVAVLAGAAITLGPIWAARIYMYFLRQGWSATVMW
- a CDS encoding hypothetical protein (product_source=Hypo-rule applied; transmembrane_helix_parts=Inside_1_34,TMhelix_35_57,Outside_58_71,TMhelix_72_94,Inside_95_105,TMhelix_106_124,Outside_125_138,TMhelix_139_172,Inside_173_192,TMhelix_193_215,Outside_216_274,TMhelix_275_297,Inside_298_354,TMhelix_355_377,Outside_378_386,TMhelix_387_406,Inside_407_445,TMhelix_446_468,Outside_469_472,TMhelix_473_495,Inside_496_515,TMhelix_516_538,Outside_539_543,TMhelix_544_566,Inside_567_597,TMhelix_598_617,Outside_618_620,TMhelix_621_643,Inside_644_657), whose translation is MLLFRQLKTWIYWKAKVRWLQNWGNFKMFNLNNKLIIPFITLGFKIIGILLVFGLGFGGAFLFNKYISSNPYSFWQIVFFLFIFVEGISNGLATGRWISSSKEESWLLASTPIGSIKYILFLWIDESLWMLRNSFFSNIAGIIGALLVFPVKITYLVIAFFIVIIFYFLISLCTTLIQYYIIKKSVYLKGKGLISNLLIPLLLVPIIYLLTKILTPWLLTFPVVSESENILTDYITWIEDGLDILLSSGELVLSLVNQWYYPYSLLAELMVNGSFFIPIIGSFLYILFLLLVALFLLNVISRKDNVTNMDNSKFDDKVTKFFILVSKCILNKKLKERHVQYYLISLLKNYLAKRNLFVVLGSSLWPIITFIFTFIYFSPNYLSERFVLAFSILITVYFPFHVVNSIYTKLKMKLSFDNEGSFLQVLIAYGASPEYLYDLKTKVVRVLSLPGYFYVTVVTFIFMPIPIFIKVGLFILSIISYIVITKFVLLHSVLVPHYEFYNLSQIGKYPDQIKMKNSINTLIISITLPIIPVTMYLLKDIQESLLIFFSTLWILVGLGIGYFFLSRILKKRFTYFDIEEISINRTYIVNALFWKERLILIIFTIAIYITGAILSIFREFVVAEILVLIPVIIIQLILISSYNQKRKIENKRNITIN